From Methylocystis sp. ATCC 49242, one genomic window encodes:
- a CDS encoding branched-chain amino acid aminotransferase, whose translation MSLPPFDQRDGFIWHNGALVPWRDAKLHVLSHGLHYGSCVFEGERAYGGVIFKSREHSERFKRSAQVLDFEIPYSVEELDAAKDATVKANGLKNCYVRPVAWRGSEMMAVAAQNSTINVAIAVWDWPSMFDISTKMKGIKLDIADYCRPDPRTAPSMAKAAGLYMICTISKHRAERRGYADALMYDWQGRVAECTGANIFFVKDGALHTPIADCFLDGITRRTVVELANRRGIEVVERRIMPDELSDFSECFICGTGAEVTPVAEIGPHKFTPGDVSRAMVEDYEREVNGGKAG comes from the coding sequence ATGTCGCTTCCGCCCTTCGATCAGCGCGACGGATTCATCTGGCACAACGGCGCTCTTGTCCCGTGGCGCGACGCCAAGCTGCATGTGCTTTCGCACGGCCTTCACTACGGCTCCTGCGTGTTCGAGGGCGAGCGCGCCTATGGCGGCGTCATCTTCAAGTCTCGCGAACATTCGGAGCGCTTCAAGCGTTCCGCCCAGGTGCTCGATTTCGAGATTCCCTACAGCGTCGAGGAATTGGATGCGGCCAAGGACGCGACCGTCAAGGCCAATGGGCTGAAAAACTGCTATGTTCGCCCCGTCGCCTGGCGCGGCAGCGAGATGATGGCGGTCGCGGCGCAGAATTCGACGATCAATGTCGCCATTGCGGTCTGGGACTGGCCGAGCATGTTCGACATCTCGACGAAGATGAAGGGCATCAAGCTCGACATCGCGGACTACTGCCGGCCGGATCCGCGAACGGCGCCGTCGATGGCGAAGGCCGCCGGCCTCTACATGATCTGCACCATCTCGAAACATCGCGCCGAACGACGCGGCTACGCCGACGCGCTGATGTACGACTGGCAGGGCCGGGTGGCGGAATGCACCGGGGCCAACATCTTCTTCGTGAAGGACGGGGCGCTGCATACGCCGATCGCCGATTGTTTCCTCGATGGCATTACGCGGCGGACGGTGGTCGAGCTCGCGAACCGGCGCGGGATCGAGGTTGTCGAGCGTCGCATCATGCCCGACGAATTGAGCGATTTCTCGGAATGTTTCATCTGCGGCACGGGCGCGGAAGTGACGCCGGTGGCGGAGATCGGTCCGCACAAATTTACGCCGGGTGACGTTTCGCGCGCGATGGTCGAGGACTATGAGCGCGAGGTCAACGGCGGCAAGGCTGGCTGA
- a CDS encoding MarR family transcriptional regulator, protein MSELLQRKTAASPPVAASPVPSPDWRRAPTGDMARDDDAAVLDLVELFFFAYRDFVGDADRLLENYGFGRAHHRVLHFVLRRPGLTIAALLDILKITKQSLNRVLKQLLDAGLVEARAGAVDRRQRLLYLTPQGAKLARELTALQSKRFRRVLDDLPPSARGAAAEFLFAMIDSEERLRVRDHLARARRGNERK, encoded by the coding sequence TTGAGCGAACTTCTCCAGCGAAAGACGGCAGCTTCACCGCCCGTCGCGGCGTCGCCTGTCCCCTCGCCTGACTGGCGCCGCGCCCCGACCGGCGACATGGCGCGCGACGACGACGCCGCCGTTCTCGATCTCGTCGAACTGTTCTTCTTCGCCTATCGCGATTTCGTCGGCGACGCCGACCGTCTGTTGGAAAATTACGGCTTTGGCCGCGCCCATCACCGCGTGTTGCATTTCGTGCTTCGCCGGCCCGGACTGACCATCGCCGCCCTGCTCGACATTCTGAAAATCACCAAGCAGAGCCTCAACCGCGTCCTGAAGCAGCTGCTCGACGCGGGCCTGGTCGAAGCGCGCGCGGGCGCGGTCGACCGTCGCCAGCGCCTGCTCTATCTCACGCCTCAGGGGGCGAAGCTCGCGCGCGAGCTGACGGCTTTGCAGTCGAAGCGATTCCGGCGCGTTCTGGACGATTTGCCGCCGTCGGCGCGGGGCGCGGCGGCGGAGTTTCTCTTCGCCATGATCGACTCCGAGGAACGTCTCCGCGTGCGCGATCACCTCGCCCGCGCGCGTCGCGGGAACGAGAGGAAATGA
- a CDS encoding response regulator: MSLSPRLHAPQKPAPMGCKGAHILVVDDDKRIRTLLSRYLANEGYLVSSAANAQEASERLRDLAFDLIVLDVMMPGESGKQFAARLRESGEPQASAPILMLTALAETADRVEGLEAGVDDYLAKPFDPRELSLRIASILRRSRRHEPSDGLARFGAFVFDPARGELLRDGEPVKLTTRERDLMRALVEHAGAIVSRQTLAQRASEQNASERSVDVEIARLRRKIETDPNAPRHLQTVRGHGYRLLVEPPHAKLMQS; the protein is encoded by the coding sequence ATGAGCCTGTCGCCGCGCCTCCACGCGCCGCAAAAGCCTGCGCCGATGGGGTGCAAGGGCGCGCACATCCTCGTTGTCGACGACGACAAGCGAATTCGCACCCTGCTCTCCCGCTACCTCGCCAACGAAGGTTATCTGGTCAGCTCCGCCGCCAATGCGCAGGAGGCGAGCGAAAGGCTACGCGATCTCGCCTTCGATCTCATCGTCCTCGACGTGATGATGCCGGGAGAAAGCGGCAAGCAGTTCGCCGCAAGGCTGCGCGAGAGTGGCGAGCCGCAGGCCTCCGCGCCGATCCTGATGCTTACGGCTCTTGCCGAAACCGCCGACCGCGTAGAGGGGCTGGAGGCCGGGGTCGATGATTATCTCGCCAAGCCATTCGATCCGCGCGAATTATCGCTGCGTATCGCCAGCATCCTGCGTCGGTCGCGGCGCCATGAGCCCTCCGACGGACTCGCACGGTTTGGCGCGTTTGTTTTCGATCCGGCACGCGGCGAATTGCTGCGAGACGGCGAGCCGGTGAAACTGACGACGCGGGAGCGCGATCTCATGCGCGCGCTTGTCGAACATGCGGGCGCCATCGTTTCGCGCCAGACTCTCGCTCAACGCGCGTCGGAGCAGAATGCGTCGGAGCGCAGCGTCGACGTCGAGATCGCCCGCCTGCGCCGCAAGATCGAAACCGACCCCAATGCGCCGCGGCATCTGCAAACCGTGCGCGGCCATGGCTACCGGCTGCTCGTCGAGCCGCCGCACGCCAAACTTATGCAAAGCTAG
- a CDS encoding ATP-binding protein: MTAVINEVLSAPRQLWRGFTDWLHARMPKGLYARALLIVILPVVLLQSAVAYVFMERHWEVVTYRLSAGAARQVATIVDIYRTFPTDADHKQLQRIAAMDMTMELTILPKEPLPEPIRKKSLFSLLDKALTKELSRRVTQPFWIDTGVPGNLFEVRVAMDDATLRIRASRNQAYASNSYIFFMWMAIASIIILAIATSFLRNQIRPILRLARAAEEFGKGRDVQFSPRGAREVRQAGAAFLEMKRRVERAIEQRTTMLNGVSHDLRTIITRFKLSLALMGESSEAAEMRKDVDEMERMVEAYLAFARGDGGEPSAATDIGAILEELKADTERRGLTAATTTEGEPWIVGRSAAIKRLLANLVGNAQRYGKRIELSAINTGASMVIHIDDDGPGIPVERREDAFRPFYRLDESRNQDNGNSGLGLAIARDIARSHGGDITLDRSPLGGLRATVTLPL, encoded by the coding sequence ATGACCGCCGTCATCAACGAAGTTCTCTCCGCCCCGCGCCAGCTCTGGCGCGGATTCACGGACTGGCTGCACGCGCGCATGCCCAAGGGCCTTTACGCGCGCGCACTGCTGATCGTGATCCTGCCGGTGGTGCTGCTACAGTCGGCCGTGGCCTATGTTTTCATGGAGAGGCACTGGGAGGTCGTGACTTACCGCCTGTCCGCCGGCGCGGCGCGCCAGGTGGCGACGATTGTCGATATTTACCGGACTTTCCCCACAGACGCCGACCATAAGCAGCTTCAGCGAATCGCCGCCATGGACATGACCATGGAGCTGACGATTCTCCCCAAGGAGCCCCTGCCCGAACCGATCCGGAAGAAATCGCTCTTCTCACTGCTCGACAAGGCGCTGACGAAGGAATTGTCGCGCCGCGTCACGCAACCCTTCTGGATCGACACTGGCGTGCCGGGCAATCTCTTCGAGGTTCGCGTCGCGATGGACGACGCAACGCTGCGGATACGCGCGTCCCGCAACCAGGCTTACGCCTCCAACTCCTATATTTTCTTCATGTGGATGGCGATCGCCTCCATCATCATCCTCGCCATCGCCACCTCCTTCCTGCGAAACCAGATCCGGCCGATCCTGCGGCTCGCGCGCGCGGCGGAGGAGTTCGGCAAGGGACGCGACGTGCAATTCAGCCCGCGCGGCGCGCGCGAGGTGCGTCAGGCGGGCGCGGCCTTTCTGGAAATGAAGCGGCGCGTGGAGCGCGCCATCGAACAGCGCACGACCATGCTCAACGGCGTCTCCCACGATCTGCGCACCATCATCACGCGCTTCAAGCTGTCGCTCGCGCTGATGGGCGAGTCGAGCGAAGCCGCCGAGATGCGCAAGGACGTCGACGAGATGGAGCGCATGGTCGAAGCCTATCTCGCCTTTGCGCGTGGCGACGGCGGCGAGCCCTCCGCTGCGACGGACATCGGCGCAATTCTCGAGGAGCTGAAGGCCGACACCGAAAGACGCGGCCTGACCGCCGCGACAACGACCGAAGGAGAGCCGTGGATCGTGGGCCGTTCAGCGGCGATCAAGCGGCTTCTCGCCAATCTCGTCGGCAACGCCCAGCGCTATGGCAAGCGCATCGAGCTTTCGGCGATCAACACGGGCGCGTCGATGGTGATCCATATCGACGACGACGGGCCGGGCATCCCCGTCGAGCGGCGGGAGGACGCCTTCCGGCCATTCTACAGGCTCGACGAGTCGCGCAATCAGGACAATGGGAATTCAGGCCTCGGCCTCGCCATTGCGCGCGACATTGCGCGCTCTCATGGCGGCGACATTACGTTGGACCGCAGCCCGCTGGGCGGACTGCGGGCCACGGTGACACTGCCACTCTAA
- a CDS encoding TetR/AcrR family transcriptional regulator, with protein MTNPRDRVVDATLSLAARRDFGDVSLTDIAHEAGLSLADLRDLFPSKGAILGGFSRRIDRKVLDAVADHPSTDAARDRLYDVLRRRLEALEPYRDALASIARWASRDPLMRTALNRETVNSMRFMLEAADIDCDGPVGALKLQGLAFAWDRVLDAWFKGDFTDGLSALDTEIARGERYVEHAEELSRMTKPLRDLASRFFDMSGLRSRQTADDDFPHPHA; from the coding sequence ATGACCAATCCCCGTGACCGGGTGGTCGACGCGACGCTGAGCCTTGCGGCCCGCCGCGACTTCGGCGACGTCAGCCTGACGGACATTGCGCATGAGGCGGGGTTATCGCTCGCCGATCTGCGCGACCTTTTCCCGTCGAAGGGCGCGATCCTCGGCGGTTTCTCCCGCCGCATCGACCGGAAGGTGCTCGACGCGGTCGCGGATCATCCGTCGACCGACGCCGCCCGTGACCGGCTATACGACGTTTTGCGCCGGCGTCTCGAAGCGCTGGAGCCCTATCGCGACGCCCTGGCGAGCATTGCCCGCTGGGCGTCCCGCGACCCGCTGATGCGGACCGCCCTCAATCGTGAGACCGTCAACTCCATGCGCTTCATGCTCGAAGCCGCGGACATCGATTGCGACGGCCCCGTCGGCGCGCTCAAGCTGCAGGGACTGGCCTTCGCCTGGGACCGCGTGCTCGACGCGTGGTTCAAGGGCGATTTCACCGACGGCCTTTCCGCGCTGGACACGGAAATCGCTCGCGGCGAGCGCTATGTCGAGCATGCCGAGGAGCTTTCGCGCATGACGAAGCCGTTGCGCGACCTCGCCTCGCGGTTCTTCGACATGAGCGGGCTCCGCAGCCGCCAGACGGCCGACGACGACTTTCCGCACCCCCACGCCTGA
- the proC gene encoding pyrroline-5-carboxylate reductase: protein MSAPFDWSGVSIALIGAGNMGLAMLEGWAAQGLAGDQVVVAEPNPSQRLRDLCAVRGFRLAEGDSADEPRQAVVLAVKPQLLEAGAASAAPFVSAGSMVVSILAGKRIADIAARLPAAKAVVRAMPNTPAAIGRGMTGAFANEATSEAQRVLAHVLLSAVGQVEWVESEALIDAVTAVSGSGPAYVFYLVECLAAAGVEAGLPADLAARLARATVEGAGELLHQQQDTAAETLRQRVTSPGGTTAAALDVLMASDGLAQLLARAVAAAKSRAGELSG from the coding sequence GTGAGCGCGCCGTTTGACTGGAGCGGCGTCTCCATAGCCCTGATCGGCGCCGGCAACATGGGTCTTGCGATGCTCGAAGGCTGGGCGGCGCAAGGTCTTGCGGGCGACCAGGTCGTTGTGGCGGAGCCCAATCCTTCCCAGCGTCTCCGCGATCTCTGCGCCGTGAGAGGCTTCAGGCTGGCGGAAGGAGATAGCGCTGACGAACCCCGGCAGGCGGTCGTATTGGCCGTCAAGCCGCAGCTGCTCGAGGCGGGAGCGGCGTCGGCGGCCCCGTTCGTCAGCGCCGGCTCCATGGTCGTTTCGATCCTCGCTGGCAAGCGGATCGCCGACATTGCAGCGCGCCTGCCGGCCGCGAAGGCCGTCGTCCGCGCCATGCCCAACACGCCGGCGGCGATCGGCCGTGGCATGACCGGGGCGTTCGCGAATGAGGCGACGAGTGAAGCCCAGCGCGTCCTGGCGCATGTGCTGCTGTCGGCCGTGGGGCAGGTCGAGTGGGTCGAGAGCGAGGCGCTGATCGACGCGGTGACGGCCGTCTCGGGCTCCGGCCCCGCCTATGTGTTCTATCTCGTGGAATGTCTCGCCGCCGCCGGCGTCGAGGCCGGACTTCCCGCCGATCTCGCGGCGCGGCTCGCCCGGGCGACGGTGGAGGGCGCGGGGGAGCTGCTGCATCAACAGCAAGACACTGCCGCCGAGACCCTGCGCCAGCGCGTGACCTCGCCGGGCGGAACGACCGCCGCCGCGCTGGACGTGCTGATGGCCTCCGACGGTCTTGCGCAGCTCCTGGCGCGCGCCGTGGCGGCCGCAAAAAGCCGGGCCGGCGAACTTTCCGGTTGA
- a CDS encoding YbjN domain-containing protein: MLIASEKETERAEHPVDVVEQLAATNDWSFDREDDDEISISVAGAWTEYHVAFTWLPHLETLHVSCAFDLKAPERRRAEVMSLVSAINEQMWIGHFDFWPQEGVAMHRHGLILTGGAQPSATQCAALLDNALTACERYYQAFQFVLWAGKSAREALETANFETKGEA; the protein is encoded by the coding sequence ATGCTGATCGCATCAGAAAAAGAAACAGAGCGCGCCGAACATCCGGTGGATGTTGTGGAGCAACTGGCCGCCACCAACGACTGGTCCTTCGACCGCGAGGACGACGACGAGATCTCCATTTCCGTCGCGGGCGCCTGGACCGAATATCATGTCGCCTTCACCTGGCTTCCGCATCTCGAAACCCTGCATGTCAGCTGCGCTTTCGACCTGAAGGCGCCGGAACGTCGCCGCGCCGAGGTGATGTCGCTCGTCAGCGCGATCAATGAGCAAATGTGGATCGGGCATTTTGATTTCTGGCCGCAGGAGGGCGTGGCGATGCACCGTCATGGCCTGATTCTCACCGGGGGCGCGCAGCCTTCCGCCACGCAATGCGCGGCCTTGCTCGACAATGCGCTCACAGCCTGCGAGCGTTACTATCAGGCGTTCCAGTTTGTGCTCTGGGCGGGCAAATCCGCAAGAGAGGCGCTCGAAACCGCCAATTTCGAGACGAAGGGCGAGGCGTGA
- a CDS encoding L,D-transpeptidase, which translates to MRSSLTLSCVLRRIGRRSLHSLLLGAVVALGIAAAPQTASARNMVAFSPDVQPGTIVISAHQRRLFYVVGPGVAISYPVAVPKRGKEWSGVTSVDGKYVNPDWTPPAAVKADHPELPNLIPGGSPRNPMGVAALTLDRGEVAIHGTTSKMRASIGTAASYGCIRMLNEDVADLYGRVSVGAPVVMAP; encoded by the coding sequence ATGCGTAGTTCGCTTACCCTTTCCTGCGTCCTGCGTCGCATCGGACGGCGCAGCCTCCACAGCCTGCTCCTCGGCGCCGTCGTCGCGCTGGGTATTGCGGCGGCTCCGCAAACCGCTTCGGCGCGCAACATGGTCGCCTTCTCGCCGGACGTGCAGCCCGGGACGATCGTCATCAGCGCCCATCAGCGCCGGCTCTTCTATGTCGTGGGTCCGGGCGTCGCCATCAGCTATCCGGTCGCCGTTCCCAAGCGCGGCAAGGAATGGTCGGGAGTCACTTCTGTCGACGGCAAATATGTCAATCCCGACTGGACGCCGCCGGCGGCCGTGAAGGCCGATCACCCGGAATTACCGAATCTCATTCCGGGCGGCTCGCCCCGCAATCCGATGGGGGTGGCCGCCCTGACGCTCGATCGCGGCGAGGTCGCCATCCATGGCACGACGAGCAAGATGCGCGCGTCGATCGGCACGGCCGCCTCCTATGGTTGCATCCGCATGCTTAACGAAGACGTCGCCGATCTTTACGGACGTGTGAGCGTCGGCGCGCCGGTGGTGATGGCGCCGTAG
- a CDS encoding methyltransferase domain-containing protein yields the protein MPPTNTPPRIFDRSLLHLRLRRALARGAPDFLLTRAADDLLDRLLTVKREFPRSLAIGLPTDHFARAIIASGRAAPLRASRFGGDVIADEEALPFAQGSFDLVVSGMALQWVNDLPGVLTQIRRALAPDGLFIACLPGGTSLIELRAALAQAEEEITGGASPRVSPFVDVRDMGGLLQRAGFALPVSDVDSFTLRYDSLLALMADLRAMGAANVLVKRASRSMRRDVLARAAQIYAERFSDPDGRVRASFEIVWLSGWAPHESQQKPAKPGSATVRLEDAMKATRREEK from the coding sequence ATGCCTCCTACCAACACCCCACCCCGTATTTTCGACCGCTCCCTGCTGCATTTGCGGCTGCGCCGCGCGCTTGCCAGAGGCGCTCCCGATTTCCTTCTGACGCGCGCAGCCGACGATCTTCTCGACCGTTTGCTGACCGTGAAGCGCGAGTTCCCGCGATCGCTCGCGATCGGCCTGCCGACGGATCATTTCGCCCGGGCGATCATCGCCAGCGGGCGCGCCGCGCCCTTGCGCGCAAGTCGTTTCGGCGGCGATGTGATTGCAGACGAGGAGGCCCTGCCCTTTGCACAGGGGTCCTTCGATCTGGTCGTCAGCGGCATGGCGCTGCAGTGGGTTAACGACCTGCCGGGCGTGTTAACGCAGATCCGGCGTGCCCTGGCGCCCGACGGGCTGTTCATCGCCTGCCTGCCGGGCGGAACGAGCCTCATCGAGCTGCGCGCGGCACTTGCGCAGGCCGAGGAGGAGATCACCGGCGGCGCCAGTCCGCGCGTGTCGCCTTTCGTCGACGTGCGCGACATGGGCGGGCTTCTTCAACGCGCGGGATTCGCCCTGCCCGTCTCCGACGTCGACAGCTTCACGCTTCGTTACGATTCGCTTCTGGCGCTCATGGCCGATTTACGCGCGATGGGCGCTGCGAATGTGCTGGTGAAGCGCGCCTCGCGATCGATGCGGCGCGACGTTCTCGCCCGCGCGGCGCAGATTTACGCCGAGCGCTTCTCCGATCCGGACGGGCGCGTGCGCGCGAGCTTCGAGATCGTCTGGCTTTCCGGCTGGGCGCCGCATGAAAGCCAGCAGAAGCCCGCCAAACCCGGCTCGGCGACGGTACGGCTGGAGGATGCGATGAAGGCGACGCGACGCGAAGAAAAATAG
- a CDS encoding cold-shock protein, giving the protein MQIGVVKWFNANKGFGFIQPDAGGADVFVHISALERAGLHGLAEGQKVGYELVVDKRSGKFSADALQLQG; this is encoded by the coding sequence ATGCAAATTGGCGTCGTTAAATGGTTCAATGCAAACAAGGGCTTCGGATTCATCCAGCCGGACGCTGGCGGAGCTGACGTTTTTGTCCATATCAGCGCGTTGGAGCGCGCCGGTCTCCATGGCTTGGCCGAGGGGCAGAAGGTCGGCTACGAGCTCGTCGTCGACAAGCGAAGCGGCAAGTTCTCGGCCGACGCATTGCAGCTTCAGGGCTGA
- a CDS encoding protease inhibitor I42 family protein: MNFTIHAIVAVAAICLPASAFAGDSMRLSPGEAAKIELPENPSTGYTWRIDRDASDGLENIAITDDGHRRGAALPGAPGTHRWTIRAVRRGHAAIQFVYLRPWEPSPVETRRVGIEIAR; the protein is encoded by the coding sequence GTGAACTTTACTATCCACGCAATTGTGGCGGTGGCGGCGATCTGCCTCCCGGCCAGCGCCTTTGCCGGGGACTCCATGCGCCTCTCACCCGGCGAAGCCGCGAAGATAGAACTGCCGGAGAATCCCTCGACCGGCTATACGTGGCGGATCGATCGAGACGCGAGCGACGGTCTGGAAAACATCGCCATCACCGATGATGGCCACAGGCGCGGAGCCGCCTTGCCCGGCGCGCCCGGAACGCATCGCTGGACGATCCGGGCCGTCAGGCGCGGTCACGCTGCAATCCAGTTCGTCTATCTGCGACCGTGGGAGCCGTCGCCCGTCGAGACGCGGCGCGTGGGTATCGAAATAGCGCGATAA
- a CDS encoding glycosyltransferase: MSSAARKILIATFGSLGDLHPFVALAHALEREGFAPVIATSAAYAEYIAGEGLNFAPIRPDADDLTARLGIDMGEIARRMAQDDTFLFKDLIFPHLRESYDDLVAASDGAVAIVAHSLAFAGRIAAEALGLPLVTVLLSPMKVYSAYDPPIGSRAPFRPSPGSAPELMLNRFLLWGLSHAIAFSARPLRRLRRDLGLRRRYGLDLLLGAKSSDATIGLFSPTLAPPQPDHAPNMLIAGHTFHDRFLGAEALSADIEAFLEQGPPPVVFTLGSFVARSRNDHYRVFAAAARQVGRRALLLAHEDDVAALREELPADVHVAAYAPHSLIFPRACAVVHHGGIGTTGQAMRAGRPQIVTPFLGDQPDNAGRLRRLGVARSVDGETMTANALARELDIVLKQDQYAARAETLSATVRREDGAGAAARRIAAVIERGAQS, from the coding sequence TTGAGCTCTGCAGCACGCAAAATCCTCATCGCAACCTTCGGCTCGCTCGGCGACCTGCACCCCTTCGTCGCGCTGGCCCATGCGCTCGAGCGGGAGGGCTTCGCTCCGGTGATCGCCACGAGCGCCGCCTATGCCGAATATATCGCGGGCGAGGGGCTGAATTTTGCGCCGATTCGGCCGGACGCCGACGATCTGACCGCCCGGCTCGGGATCGATATGGGCGAGATCGCCCGCCGCATGGCGCAGGACGACACATTCCTGTTCAAGGATCTGATTTTCCCGCATTTGCGGGAAAGCTACGACGATCTTGTCGCCGCCAGCGACGGCGCCGTCGCCATTGTGGCGCACAGTCTCGCCTTTGCGGGACGCATTGCGGCGGAGGCCCTCGGATTGCCTCTCGTGACGGTCCTGCTGTCGCCGATGAAGGTCTATTCCGCCTATGATCCGCCCATCGGCTCGCGCGCGCCCTTCCGGCCCTCGCCGGGCTCGGCGCCGGAGCTCATGCTCAACCGCTTTCTGCTGTGGGGTTTGTCGCACGCGATCGCATTCTCGGCCCGGCCGCTACGGCGTCTGCGACGCGACCTCGGCCTGCGGCGGCGCTACGGCCTCGACCTGCTGCTTGGCGCGAAATCGAGCGATGCGACCATCGGCCTTTTCAGCCCGACTTTGGCGCCGCCGCAGCCCGATCACGCGCCGAACATGCTGATCGCCGGCCATACGTTCCACGACCGATTTCTCGGCGCGGAAGCGCTCTCCGCCGACATCGAGGCTTTTCTCGAACAAGGGCCGCCGCCCGTCGTCTTCACGCTCGGGAGCTTCGTCGCGCGGTCGCGCAACGACCATTATCGGGTCTTCGCGGCCGCCGCCCGACAGGTGGGGCGGCGCGCGCTGCTGCTGGCGCATGAGGACGACGTCGCGGCGTTGCGCGAGGAGCTGCCGGCGGATGTCCATGTCGCGGCCTATGCGCCGCATTCGCTGATTTTTCCGCGCGCCTGCGCCGTGGTGCACCATGGCGGCATCGGCACGACGGGGCAGGCCATGCGCGCCGGACGGCCGCAGATCGTCACGCCCTTCCTTGGCGATCAGCCCGACAACGCCGGACGTCTGCGACGGCTCGGCGTGGCGCGTAGCGTCGATGGCGAGACAATGACGGCCAATGCGCTCGCGCGCGAGCTGGACATTGTGCTGAAGCAGGACCAGTACGCTGCGCGGGCGGAGACGCTATCCGCGACCGTGCGGCGGGAGGATGGCGCGGGCGCGGCGGCGCGGCGGATCGCTGCCGTCATTGAACGGGGTGCGCAATCGTGA
- the rlmN gene encoding 23S rRNA (adenine(2503)-C(2))-methyltransferase RlmN: protein MTATEMERPALAEKPSLAGMTRAEIADTLRAFGLPEREIRMRVSQLWHWIYFRGARDFGEMLNISKSLRLTLDGAFGLRHPEIVEEQVSVDGTRKWLLRLAPVDAQDKGAEVECVYIPESDRGTLCVSSQVGCTLNCSFCHTGTQKLVRNLTSAEIIGQLLVARQRLGDFPDRERPTDGLVPSGEGVRAVSNIVFMGMGEPLYNIDNVMAAIEVMADGDGLSLSKRRITVSTSGVVPQIERLGAECGPALAISLHAVRDDLRNELVPLNRKYPIKELLQACRDYPGASNARRITFEYVMLKGVNDSPAEARELVRLLKGVPAKINLIPFNPWPGAPYECSDWETIERFSDIVFNAGYASPVRTPRGRDILAACGQLKSETEKLRARARLAAG from the coding sequence ATGACTGCGACTGAAATGGAGCGCCCCGCGCTCGCCGAAAAGCCCTCTCTCGCCGGAATGACCCGCGCCGAGATTGCAGACACGCTGCGCGCGTTCGGACTTCCCGAGCGCGAAATCCGCATGCGCGTATCGCAACTCTGGCATTGGATCTATTTCCGCGGAGCGCGCGATTTCGGCGAGATGCTGAACATCTCCAAATCGCTGCGTCTTACGCTCGACGGGGCTTTCGGTTTACGCCATCCGGAAATCGTCGAGGAGCAGGTTTCGGTTGACGGAACGCGTAAATGGCTGCTGCGCCTCGCGCCTGTCGATGCGCAGGACAAGGGCGCGGAAGTCGAGTGCGTCTATATTCCGGAAAGCGACCGCGGCACGCTTTGCGTCTCCTCGCAGGTCGGCTGCACGCTGAATTGCAGCTTCTGCCACACGGGCACGCAGAAGCTCGTGCGCAATCTCACGAGCGCGGAAATCATCGGGCAGTTGCTCGTCGCGCGCCAGAGACTCGGCGACTTCCCGGACCGCGAGCGGCCAACCGACGGGCTCGTGCCGTCGGGCGAAGGCGTGCGCGCCGTGTCCAACATCGTGTTCATGGGCATGGGCGAGCCGCTATACAACATCGACAACGTAATGGCCGCGATCGAGGTCATGGCCGACGGCGACGGCCTCTCCCTAAGCAAGCGCCGCATCACCGTCTCGACCTCCGGCGTTGTGCCGCAGATCGAGCGGCTGGGCGCCGAATGCGGCCCTGCCCTCGCTATTTCGCTTCACGCCGTGCGCGACGATCTGCGCAACGAGCTCGTGCCGCTGAACAGGAAATACCCGATCAAGGAGCTGCTGCAGGCCTGCCGCGACTATCCCGGCGCGAGCAACGCCCGGCGCATCACCTTCGAATATGTGATGCTGAAGGGCGTCAACGACAGCCCCGCCGAGGCCCGCGAACTCGTGCGGCTGCTCAAGGGCGTGCCGGCCAAGATCAATCTGATCCCGTTCAACCCGTGGCCCGGCGCCCCTTACGAATGTTCGGATTGGGAGACGATCGAGCGCTTCTCGGACATTGTCTTCAATGCGGGCTACGCCAGCCCGGTGCGCACACCGCGCGGCCGAGACATCCTCGCCGCCTGCGGACAGTTGAAGAGCGAGACGGAGAAACTGCGCGCGCGGGCGCGGCTGGCGGCGGGGTGA